The following coding sequences lie in one Cryptococcus neoformans var. neoformans B-3501A chromosome 2, whole genome shotgun sequence genomic window:
- a CDS encoding hypothetical protein (HMMPfam hit to PQ-loop, PQ loop repeat, score: 83.5, E(): 5.3e-22) produces MKENYAVENALGTIGAVLWMIQNIPQVIKSYREKSTKGLSASLMFIWALGTVIHGAYIVAQNFSIPLQVQPQVFAALATVSWCQCLHYDRGYSVKSVWAIFIVLCGIFAGFEVGSVYALWAGQRNGVEWPVLMYGYLSAVLLAVGLLPQYWEIYKYREVIGISMLFMAIDILGGVSYALVVVLDGIIVVLYFILNPIAKRRRAREAEKQRPGDEAGIEGRSTTPVSTSPTLIAHGFTVEKQDAR; encoded by the exons ATGAAAGAGAACTACGCCGTCGAGAATGCTTTGGGAACCATTGGCGCGGTCTTGTGGATGATCCAAAATATCCCTCAGGTCATCAAGTCATACCGCGAAAAGTCTACCAAGGGCCTATCAGCTTCACTCATGTT CATATGGGCACTGGGAACGGTGATTCACGGTGCTTACATCGTCGCTCAAAACTTTTCTATTCCATTACAAGTTCAGCCGCAAGTCTTCGCAGCGCTAGCTACCGTCTCTTGGTGTCAGTGTCTGCACTATGACAGAGGCTACTCGGTCAAATCCGTGTGGGCAATATTCATCGTCCTTTGTGGTATCTTTGCCGGGTTCGAGGTCGGTAGCGTGTATGCACTCTGG GCGGGACAACGAAACGGAGTGGAATGGCCAGTCTTGATGTATGGGTATCTCTCTGCTGTCCTTTTGGCCGTTGGGCTACT GCCACAATATTGGGAGATCTACAAGTATCGTGAAGTTATTGGCATTTCGATGCTATTCATGGCTATCGATATTCTGGGAGGg GTGTCTTATGCTCTTGTCGTCGTGCTTGATGGCATAATAGTCGTCCTTTACTTCATTCTCAACCCTATTGCCAAACGACGTCGCGCTAGGGAAGCCGAGAAGCAGCGGCCAGGCGACGAAGCGGGGATTGAGGGTAGATCGACCACTCCGGTGTCAACATCTCCCACGTTGATCGCCCATGGTTTTACGGTAGAAAAGCAGGAtgcaagat
- a CDS encoding hypothetical protein (HMMPfam hit to CH, Calponin homology (CH) domain, score: 43.4, E(): 6.2e-10; HMMPfam hit to IQ, IQ calmodulin-binding motif, score: 143.1, E(): 6.3e-40; HMMPfam hit to RasGAP, GTPase-activator protein for Ras-like GTPase, score: 17.3, E(): 6.9e-08; HMMPfam hit to RasGAP_C, RasGAP C-terminus, score: 76.1, E(): 8.7e-20) yields the protein MSNDPQHSPPRGASGLGRSSSIFSYQTRLLSRDNNTTSPSNGRQTPTNISSITASPAYASLASIAGKGALADSPPSTPIRRAVAKMIIDSSPSPTSTPTARTVTKHVRTAKSVDLVRNQWEAKIAGAQDGGTTHTMQKCGRGISATPRTAPIPSTAQLPPPSPLPSTEPTEQAATKVEVSPTQVPNDFDSEKDGPSRFSSSYMARQVAKRSTVYGASEFDSIRIPSTASMACASTNPIDRPASPSVASTGSLLSPNATGESIAPSVRGQSVEERLAIARSNALKRRQAREQAKTAVTHNQPAIQPVIYKGTTSEQQKAMVDNESGIAKKMSSQDKVTNGDLFQSEMANGKIEANTNQAIKPMSDAVGAKQSSPSIPLASKVAASPFRDLFTPSSRQTERTAPAPSTARDSNHLYSRSSLRSIVTSPSASASTSSKVPSDLSSSVASASQTEPPALSNGGGKYGSISRTDRRRLGRHLPRIASGEKGWEDDAASKGKDNASEGRRVPSILGKHSTIPADSEEENKPPRPVIGKKTDEYVSTNSTPKSSISRATRPPDILAPSVNENQPQLPASRVPSTPSKRRSQFMPFTHKSAITDAINPKSPRPELTGEEMKGLMNAVGSLPARGDQKDEDDGVTGMSNRLRLTKSRLPPSASSASVAPAPLPSKRLIQTNWMDKHRHALGSYEYLCHVGEAQQWIEGCLEEELPFGVTEMEEGLKNGVVLAKLARVYEGEEVVKKIWTELSLPPVQETKHRYKQSDNINYFLNFVRNVGMPETFIFELTDLYNKKNIPKVIFCIHVLSHLLARLGRAERIGNLVGQFEFTNEQIAAAQKDLQGIAMPNFGDAGKSLAKEASWVPEEPEETDDERRDRLLQEREDSIVGLQRHLRGHLARMRSSRIQAQLELAEPITRRLQAHARGTLCRRALLAELDKRKHLHSMAQSIQAAVRGQIVRRSWEKRVREVRNLEVVGLQAHLKGLLARTKRKTDEKRLGNTMKGVTGLQAHCRGCLVRRGRTTYKNLLEEPQTVQSISSLQALLRGRLHRQTVATQQRKIVSQTATFTSLQSHLRGAIVRRNIRAQEQKMDDATNYVVAVQAVARGVLARNKKRTFTRQLQQSASSTISFQALARARIAKQSHKSMQKALAKVEVAGSVGGLQAFLRTKLAKKQTTEQKKKLEFVQPDVIGFQAMARGYLAREEYHFWRDYLHDGKTIGALVFLQSLMRGFIARRRHYIRTSFIHRNVDKVVKIQALWRGRQQRVSYEKLITGIDVDVPTIQSYMHLLDDTESDFADQVRIEALRGQVVDLIRENQTLETEVKDLDTKIALIINNQMTFQELARAKRRTETATYHAPNNDPFSSAVHLDRTNQRKLELYEQLFFMLQTKPEYISRLLRVLSIEDETAEKDRRLVEGVTMILFAFGHERREEYLFHKLLQLAVHEEVLRAPSLQDLVHSRFPIMPVTAQYIKPSLTPYIHDVIAPHVMRIVDAPELDLCTDPVRIYIGTINAEETQTGTPSALPRDRNADQILQEHAITRALFIRNLQELRNLTDFLLTDLLQSHDKLPYTIRLMAREALLALQRKFPEAMDDDLVPVVARTVILPFLLPAIIAPEQFGMAPDGVGAVERRNLSELANLLTHVAGQAYTDTPDQRLMRTPLEAFITAMALPFREWLLDVADVEHAEGHFHAHELFESTIEAKPIKITRKDIYGTLSALIQHVDVLTHGSKKDPIVPILEELEGPPIDYDKSKNQVNLRLTNRLAEPAPGDPKAGAKADWIQAKRHVLAVLRVQTGKTLFDVLVSRPEDIHEQLWIQEVHRDIALENARKAKHGLPPAPVEAEYQIESIRSLPFHEVKSRAIEFCMKLERSGRLSREDNLQGLLVSIASDIRQKHHLRKLRKDNLAGMIKAHEDMSKKKEEFEGRVKAYHDYIDGAMAELQAKGKKKPLFMSKQYRHQMSQKKQGKQAKFGSYKYTAADLYGKQILLSVNQFSPRQFDKLFIVISSNEVGVFNLELSYPSSTTVPGGLLGQDEVRMEDLLGAQYENKERLDMFEGQAAFSLNMLIHQINKSKSHHFGVTADHCLRNAQNSTIHSMIFWGTWSNLYWCRMDILFLAGFRFK from the exons ATGTCAAACGACCCGCAGCACTCGCCACCAAGGGGAGCTTCAGGCCTCGGTCGCTCATCCAGCATCTTCTCTTACCAGACGCGCCTTCTCAGCCGTGACAACAACACCACTTCCCCGTCAAATGGCCGCCAAACTCCGACCAACATTTCCAGCATCACCGCCTCACCAGCATATGCCTCCCTGGCGTCAATAGCTGGTAAAGGAGCTCTAGCAGATTCACCACCCTCCACTCCAATTAGAAGAGCTGTGGCGAAGATGATCATCGACAGCAGCCCGTCCCCCACCTCGACTCCCACAGCTCGGACAGTGACTAAACATGTCAGAACAGCAAAATCAGTGGACTTGGTGAGGAACCAATGGGAAGCTAAGATCGCTGGAGCTCAGGACGGCGGCACAACCCACACAATGCAAAAGTGTGGGCGAGGCATCTCAGCCACACCTCGAACAGCACCCATTCCTTCTACTGCGCAGCtgcctcctccctccccatTACCGTCTACGGAACCCACGGAACAAGCGGCCACGAAAGTTGAGGTTTCTCCCACCCAGGTTCCAAATGACTTTGATTCGGAAAAGGACGGGCCCAGCAGGTTCTCTAGCTCGTACATGGCTCGGCAGGTCGCCAAAAGATCTACTGTCTATGGTGCCAGTGAGTTTGACTCAATTCGTATTCCCTCAACAGCCTCAATGGCATGCGCATCGACCAATCCCATAGATCGTCCCGCTTCCCCTTCCGTTGCCTCAACAGGATCACTGTTATCACCGAATGCAACTGGAGAAAGTATTGCACCCTCAGTGCGGGGGCAGTCAGTTGAAGAGCGTCTAGCTATCGCGAGATCGAACgcattgaaaaggagacaagCGAGAGAACAAGCCAAAACCGCTGTCACTCATAACCAACCCGCTATTCAGCCCGTAATATATAAAGGAACCACATCTGAACAGCAGAAGGCGATGGTGGATAATGAATCGGGAATCGCAAAGAAAATGTCATCCCAGGATAAAGTAACCAACGGCGATTTGTTTCAGTCTGAGATGGCCAACGGGAAGATTGAAGCCAACACAAATCAGGCTATCAAGCCCATGTCTGATGCGGTTGGCGCAAAACAGTCGTCACCTTCGATACCCCTAGCATCCAAGGTAGCAGCATCTCCGTTCCGTGATCTATTTACTCCTTCCTCTCGGCAGACTGAACGAACAGCCCCTGCGCCCAGTACTGCGAGGGATAGCAATCACTTGTACTCTCGATCTTCCCTTCGTTCTATAGTTACCTCTCCTTCAGCCTCTGCTTCTACCTCGAGCAAAGTCCCGTCAGATCTGTCCTCATCTGTTGCATCTGCTTCGCAAACAGAGCCTCCCGCTCTCTCCAATGGCGGAGGCAAGTATGGATCTATCAGTCGAACAGATCGACGTCGGCTAGGGAGGCATCTTCCAAGAATTGCATccggagaaaaaggatgggaggatgatgcagcgtccaaaggaaaagataaTGCGTCGGAAGGCAGGAGAGTACCTTCCATTCTCGGTAAACACTCTACGATTCCAGCCGAtagcgaagaagagaacaaaCCTCCCAGGCCAGTAATTGGCAAAAAGACAGATGAATATGTATCAACGAACTCCACGCCCAAgtcatccatctctcgtGCTACCCGTCCTCCAGATATCCTCGCACCCTCTGTCAACGAAAATCAGCCTCAGCTTCCAGCGTCACGCGTCCCCTCCACGCCGTCGAAACGGCGATCACAATTCATGCCCTTCACGCACAAATCAGCGATTACGGATGCGATCAACCCCAAGTCCCCTAGACCTGAGCTCACAGgtgaggagatgaagggtcTCATGAATGCCGTAGGCAGTTTGCCCGCAAGAGGTGACcaaaaggatgaggatgatggtgtAACAGGCATGTCGAACCGTCTTCGACTTACTAAATCCCGTCTTCCACCTTCTGCGTCTTCGGCATCTGTAGCACCCGCCCCTCTCCCGTCGAAGCGGCTGATTCAAACAAATTGGATGGATAAACATCGACATGCTCTGGGATCCTACGAGTATCTATGTCACGTAGGTGAAGCACAGCAATGGATTGAAGGCTGCCTAGAGGAGGAGTTACCTTTTGGTGTAAcggaaatggaggagggaCTGAAAAATGGTGTTGTGCTGGCCAAGTTGGCGAGAGTGTAcgaaggcgaggaggtAGTGAAAAAGATCTGGACG GAGTTGAGCTTACCACCAGTCCAGGAGACAAAGCATAGGTACAAGCAATCGGATAACATCAACTATTTTCTCAATTTTGTTAGAAATGTCGGGATGCCAGAA ACATTTATCTTTGAACTTACAGACCTTTACAATAAAAAGAACATTCCTAAAGTCATCTTTTGCATTCATGTTTTGAG TCATTTGCTTGCGCGTCTTGGCCGTGCTGAACGTATTGGCAACTTGGTTGGACAGTTTGAATTTACTA ACGAACAAATCGCGGCCGCCCAAAAGGATTTGCAGGGTATTGCCATGCCGAATTTCGGCGACGCTGGAAAGTCTCTCGCCAAAGAAGCGAGCTGGGTCCCCGAAGAGCCCGAAGAGACAGACGATGAGA GGCGTGATCGATTGCTCCAGGAGCGTGAGGATTCGATTGTCGGTCTTCAGCGTCATCTCCGGGGTCACCTCGCCCGTATGCGCTCGTCCCGTATCCAAGCTCAGCTGGAGCTCGCCGAGCCAATCACCCGTCGTCTTCAAGCTCACGCTCGAGGAACTCTATGCCGCCGAGCTCTATTGGCTGAACTGGACAAAAGGAAACACCTCCACTCGATGGCTCAGTCCATACAGGCTGCTGTGCGAGGTCAGATTGTTCGAAGAAGCTGGGAGAAGCGAGTGAGGGAAGTCAGGAACCTGGAAGTTGTGGGACTGCAAGCTCATCTAAAGGGACTGCTAGcaaggacgaagaggaagacagaCGAAAAGAGACTGGGAAACACAATGAAGGGAGTAACTGGGCTTCAAGCACACTGTCGAGGATGTTTAgtgagaaggggaagaacAACTTACAAGAATTTGTTGGAAGAGCCTCAAACAGTCCAATCGATCAGCTCTCTTCAGGCTTTGCTAAGAGGTCGACTACACCGACAAACAGTTGCTACACAACAGCGCAAAATTGTGAGCCAAACAGCTACCTTCACCTCTCTCCAGTCTCACCTTCGAGGAGCCATTGTTCGACGGAATATTCGTGCACAAGAGCAAAAGATGGACGATGCCACAAATTATGTCGTTGCTGTTCAAGCTGTTGCGCGAGGAGTTCTTGCTCGTAACAAAAAGCGCACTTTCACTCGACAGCTCCAACAAAGCGCTTCCTCTACTATTTCTTTCCAGGCCCTTGCTCGTGCTCGCATTGCCAAGCAATCACACAAGAGCATGCAGAAAGCCCTCGCCAAGGTCGAAGTTGCTGGGTCTGTCGGAGGCCTACAGGCTTTCCTCCGCACCAAGCTTGCTAAAAAGCAAACAAcggagcagaagaaaaaacTAGAATTTGTCCAGCCCGATGTTATCGGTTTCCAGGCCATGGCAAGAGGCTATCTCGCAAGGGAAGAGTATCATTTCTGGCGCGATTATCTGCATGACGGGAAAACAATTGGTGCTCTGGTATTCTTACAGTCCCTCATGCGAGGATTCATCGCTCGTCGACGACATTACATTCGAACCAGCTTTATTCATCGAAATGTTGACAAAGTCGTTAAAATCCAGGCCCTGTGGAGAGGTCGCCAGCAACGAGTGTCGTATGAAAAACTCATCACCGGTATCGATGTTGATGTGCCGACTATTCAAAGCTATATGCACTTGCTCGATGACACCGAATCCGATTTCGCGGACCAAGTACGTATAGAGGCGCTGCGAGGGCAGGTGGTGGACCTCATCAGAGAAAATCAGACGCTGGAGACAGAGGTGAAAGACCTGGACACCAAGATTGcactcatcatcaacaatcAAATGACCTTCCAGGAGCTTGCCCGAGCAAAACGGCGAACGGAAACTGCAACTTATCACGCGCCAAATAACGATCCCTTCTCCAGTGCTGTGCACTTGGATAGGACAAATCAGCGGAAATTGGAGCTTTATGAACAGCTTTTCTTCATGTTGCAAACAAAGCCGGAGTATATTTCGAGATTGTTGCGCGTCTTGTCTATAGAGGATGAAACAGCAGAAAAAGATAGAAGATTGGTAGAAGGAGTGACAATGATTTTGTTTGCATTTGGTCAcgagaggagggaagaataCCTCTTCCACAAGCTCCTTCAG CTTGCTGTTCACGAAGAAGTCCTTCGGGCACCAAGCCTACAGGATCTCGTCCATTCTCGCTTCCCGATCATGCCCGTTACTGCTCAGTACATCAAACCCTCCTTGACACCCTATATCCACGATGTCATAGCTCCTCATGTGATGAGAATTGTCGATGCGCCCGAATTGGACCTTTGCACGGATCCTGTTCGA ATATACATAGGCACCATCAACGCCGAAGAGACTCAGACTGGGACGCCTTCTGCTTTGCCGAGGGACCGAAATGCGGACCAGATCTTGCAGGAGCATGCTATCACCCGAGCGTTGTTTATCAGGA ACTTGCAAGAATTAAGAAATCTGACCGACTTCTTGTTGACCGATCTTCTCCAGTCCCACGATAAGCTTCCGTATACCATTCGCTTAATGGCTCGAGAGGCTTTGCTTGCTCTTCAA CGTAAATTCCCTGAGGCCATGGATGATGACCTGGTTCCTGTGGTCGCACGAACAGTCAtacttcctttccttctcccagcTATCAT TGCTCCCGAGCAATTCGGCATGGCCCCTGATGGGGTCGGCGCTGTCGAACGTCGGAATCTCTCCGAACTCGCCAATCTTCTTACTCACGTCGCTGGTCAAGCATATACCGATACCCCAGATCAGAGACTTATGCGCACGCCCCTTGAGGCATTTATCACTGCCATGGCGTTGCCCTTCCGGGAGTGGTTGCTGGACG TGGCGGACGTTGAGCACGCCGAAGGGCATTTCCATGCCCATGAGTTGTTTGAATCCACGATTGAAGCAAAGCCTATAAAGATCACCAGAAAAGACATCTATGGAACGTTGAGTGCGCTGATACAGCACGTGGATGTATTG ACTCATGGAAGCAAAAAGGATCCCATTGTTCCTATtctggaagagttggaaggTCCACCCATAGACTATGACAAAAGTAAAAACCAGGTCAATTTGCGTCTCACTAACCGTTTAGCTGAGCCTGCAC CTGGAGATCCCAAAGCCGGGGCCAAAGCGGATTGGATTCAAGCCAAGCGCCACGTCCTTGCCGTATTACGAGTCCAAACAGGAAAGACATTGTTCGATGTGCTTGTCTCTAGACCGGAAGACATACATGAACAGCTGTGGATACAAGAGGTACATAGGGATATCGCGCTTGAAAATGCCAGGAAGGCAAAGCACGGATTGCCGCCTGCACCTGTGGAGGCTGAATATCAAATTGAGAGCATCCGATC CCTACCTTTCCATGAAGTCAAATCCCGTGCCATCGAATTTTGCATGAAGTTGGAACGATCAGGCCGTCTCTCGCGGGAAGATAACCTTCAGGGCCTTCTTGTATCCATTGCCTCTGACATTCGTCAAAAACACCATCTCCGAAAGTTACGCAAGGATAACCTAGCGGGTATGATCAAAGCTCACGAGGATATgagcaaaaagaaagaagagtttgaaggGCGAGTGAAAGCCTATCACGATTATATCGATGGTGCTATGGCCGAGCTACAAgccaagggcaagaagaagccgcTTTTTATGAGTAAACAATACAGACATCAAATGTcgcagaagaagcaaggcAAACAGGCTAAATTTGGGTCCTACAAGTATACCGCTGCTGACTTGTACGGAAAAC AGATCCTCCTTTCGGTCAATCAATTCTCCCCTCGCCAATTTGACAAACTGTTTATCGTCATCTCGTCTAATGAGGTTGGTGTCTTCAATCTTGAACTTTCTTACCCGTCTTCTACAACTGTACCTGGCGGTTTGCTGGGGCAGGATGAAGTCCGAATGGAAGATTTGTTGGGTGCGCAGTACGAGAACAAGGAGCGTTTAGACATGTTTGAAGGGCAGGCAGCGTTTAGTCTCAACATGTTGATTCATCAGATCAACAAGAGTAAGTCACACCATTTTGGAGTTACAGCGGATCATTGCTTACGAAATGCACAGAATTCTACAATTCATAGCATGATATTTTGGGGGACATGGTCAAATTTATACTGGTGCCGTATGGACATTTTGTTTCTTGCCGGATTTAGGTTCAAGTAG
- a CDS encoding hypothetical protein (HMMPfam hit to FtsJ, FtsJ-like methyltransferase, score: 270.8, E(): 2.2e-78) has translation MGKHDKKTGKGRLDKFYRLAKEQGYRARSAFKLVHLNRKYDLLSKARCCIDLCAAPGGWLQVAEKYMPKGSLIIGVDLNAIKPLPHVTTFVADITTPHCRQTLRQHMHDWKADLVLHDGAPNVGSAWVQDAFTQNELVLQSLKLATEFLAKGGSFVTKVFRSQDYNSLLWVFGQLFKSVEATKPPSSRNVSAEIFVVCRDFIAPKHIDPKFLDPKHVFKDIASLPTSITEPTDTSIAPTSSSTASAAAAAARLAANSHAHSNVYAPEKKRRHREGYAEGDYTLHHTASAEEFVRGQDPVLLLGNMNKIEFRNETEKGWLKSRHTTPDIIANFEDLKVLGKGDFKALMKWRLAIRLEIGLDVKADKTQDATEEVVVEPMDEEEQITEELQKLQQAKLAKTKRERKRANEKKARELLKLQLNMTVPDDLDQNDLALQGEEEIFDLEEGENEARRRGKNGGLATLVDDGEGMDLASESEEEEDEDEEDDEVLDSDEERERKTAALEGELDGLYDSYVERKKERDAKWKVKQDRLKDKNFDAWHGIQEKSDEEGSDDDDGQDDDEEGGWDVIAQKKAKYGEGDSSDSDSDAEPETEVPKKIKKVSFEKPARSEKSSGLMTSLREPELRAQRSKQAQLWFDQPVFKEVGDLAALDGDDEEEEEEDESEEEESDDEDVDMEDASESSSTLEGDDDFEIVPQAPEDDGPEWDVDDEDQDEVKKKVIQDKGLLTAEAVSLATALVNRKTTADKLIDQGFNRLSAHNKDGLPTWFLDDESQFYKPNIPITKEAVDALRARQRALDARPIKKVAEAKGRKKMKAVARMEKAKKKADGVMESEEMGDGEKARQVRRMLARAAKGKEKAKEKKIVVAKGVNKGVKGRPTGVKGKYKIVDARMRKEVRALKRIKKAGSKRR, from the exons ATGGGTAAGCACGACAAGAAGACAGGTAAGGGTCGTCTCGACAAGTTCTACCGTCTTGCCAAGGAGCAAGGCTACAGAGCCCGTTCTGCTTT CAAACTTGTCCACCTCAATCGCAAGTATgacctcctctccaaagcTCGATGCTGTATCGATCTGTGTGCTGCTCCTGGTGGTTGGCTTCAGGTAGCTGAAAAGTACATGCCTAAAGGCTCGCTCATCATCGGTGTCGACCTTAACGCCATCAAGCCCCTTCCTCATGTCACAACCTTTGTCGCCGACATCACCACCCCTCACTGTCGACAGACTTTGCGTCAGCACATGCATGACTGGAAGGCCGATTTAGTTCTTCATGACGGTGCTCCCAACGTTGGTAGTGCATGGGTCCAAGATGCCTTCACTCAAAACGAGTTGGTTTTGCAGAGTTTGAAACTTGCCACAGAATTTTTGGCCAAGGGCGGAAGTTTTGTTACCAAGGTTTTCAGAAGTCAGGATTATAACAGTTTGCTCTGGGTCTTTGGTCAGCTTTTTAAGTCTGTAGAAGCAACGaaacctccttcttctcg TAACGTTTCTGCCGAAATCTTCGTCGTCTGTCGTGACTTTATTGCCCCGAAGCACATCGATCCCAAATTCCTCGACCCGAAGCACGTCTTCAAGGACATTGCATCTCTCCCTACATCAATCACAGAGCCCACTGATACCTCTATCGCccccacctcttcttctaccgcctctgctgccgctgccgccgcTCGACTAGCTGCCAACTCGCACGCTCACTCAAACGTCTATGCCCCTGAAAAGAAGCGTCGACATAGGGAAGGTTACGCTGAAGGTGACTACACACTGCATCACACCGCCAGTGCCGAAGAGTTTGTCCGAGGACAGGATCCTGTATTGTTGCTGGGTAACATGAACAAGATTGAATTCCGAAATGAGACCGAAAAAGG CTGGCTCAAATCTCGCCACACTACCCCCGACATCATTGCCAACTTTGAAGATCTCAAGGTTCTCGGTAAAGGTGACTTCAAAGCTCTCATGAAATGGCGTCTTGCCATCCGTCTCGAAATAGGACTCGATGTCAAAGCCGATAAGACCCAAGATGCCACCGAGGAAGTTGTTGTCGAGCCTatggacgaggaagagcagatTACTGAGGAACTTCAGAAGCTTCAACAAGCTAAACTTGCCAAAACcaaaagggagaggaagcgagcaaacgagaagaaggcaagggaGTTGTTGAAACTTCAGTTGAACATGACCGTTCCCGACGACCTTGACCAAAATGATCTTGCCCTccaaggtgaagaggagatattcgatcttgaagaaggcgagaaTGAGGCGAGGCGTcgaggaaagaatggaggCTTAGCTACCCTagtggatgatggcgaaggAATGGATCTCGCTTCGGAAtctgaggaggaagaggatgaagatgaggaagacgatgaagtCCTTGACTCTGACGAAGAGCGTGAGCGCAAGACTGCCGCTCTCGAGGGTGAACTCGACGGCCTTTACGACTCTTATGTTGAGCGCAAGAAAGAACGCGATGCCAAATGGAAGGTCAAGCAAGATCGACTGAAAGACAAAAACTTTGATGCGTGGCATGGTATTCAGGAGAAGagcgatgaggaaggaagtgacgatgacgatggccaggatgacgacgaggagggcggATGGGATGTAATTGCTcagaaaaaggcaaagtaTGGTGAAGGTGATTCCTCGGACTCGGATTCCGATGCTGAGCCTGAAACGGAGGTtcccaagaagatcaagaaggtTAGCTTTGAAAAGCCTGCCAGATCGGAAAAGAGCAGCGGTCTTATGACTAGTCTGAGGGAGCCTGAACTGCGAGCTCAGAGAAGTAAGCAAGCACAGTTGTGGTTTGACCAGCCCGTTTTCAAGGAAGTTGGCGATCTTGCTGCTTTGGACGgtgacgacgaggaagaagaggaagaagacgagtccgaggaggaagagtctgatgatgaagatgtggatATGGAGGACGCATCTGAGAGCTCAAGTACCCTCGAAGGCGACGACGACTTTGAGATCGTACCTCAAGCGCCAGAAGATGACGGTCCCGAATgggatgttgatgatgaggatcaAGACGAGGTTAAGAAGAAGGTTATCCAAG ACAAGGGTCTTCTTACTGCCGAGGCTGTTTCTCTTGCTACCGCCCTTGTTAATCGAAAAACCACTGCCGACAAGCTCATTGACCAAGGCTTCAACCGTCTCTCTGCTCACAACAAGGACGGTCTTCCCACTTGGTTCCTTGACGATGAATCCCAGTTTTACAAGCCCAACATTCCTATCACCAAGGAGGCTGTCGATGCTCTCCGCGCTCGACAGAGGGCATTGGATGCCAGGCCCATCAAGAAGGTCGCCGAGGCCAAGGgtagaaagaagatgaaggctgtggcgaggatggaaaaggccaagaagaaggctgacGGTGTCATGGAGAGCGAGGAGATGGGTGACGGTGAAAAGGCTAGACAAGTTAGGAGGATGCTCGCCCGTGCCGccaaaggcaaggaaaaggccaaagagaagaagatcgtCGTGGCCAAGGGTGTCAACAAGGGTGTTAAGGGCAGACCAACGGGTGTCAAGGGCAAGTACAAGATTGTGGACGccaggatgaggaaggaagtcAGGGCGTTGAAGAGAATCAAGAAGGCGGGAAGCAAGAGGAGGTAG